One Oleidesulfovibrio alaskensis DSM 16109 genomic region harbors:
- a CDS encoding FlxA-like family protein, whose product MAISFDSFPLGMSALKRDLHLVDEDAGKKSGAVGTLRTGSAAAGEAAQGAASAGGVVVEISDEARRRAAGEPDTTFTAAPAKADGGEGEDKTTLEQLIDRLKERIEKLKQEIRELEQKSMPDEAKQKMLEMKRNELMQLQQQLAEAQMKQGEGAEGSSGSSFDGRGTSAQGATTMVRPD is encoded by the coding sequence ATGGCTATTAGTTTTGACAGTTTTCCGCTTGGTATGTCGGCGTTGAAGCGTGACCTGCATCTTGTGGACGAGGATGCAGGAAAAAAATCCGGTGCTGTGGGAACACTGCGCACAGGCAGTGCCGCAGCCGGTGAAGCCGCTCAGGGTGCCGCCTCCGCTGGCGGCGTGGTGGTGGAAATATCCGACGAGGCAAGGCGCAGGGCCGCCGGCGAACCGGATACTACGTTCACAGCCGCACCGGCCAAGGCAGATGGCGGTGAAGGTGAAGATAAAACCACCCTTGAACAGCTGATTGACCGGCTGAAAGAGCGTATCGAAAAGTTGAAGCAGGAGATACGCGAGCTTGAACAGAAAAGTATGCCGGATGAGGCGAAGCAGAAAATGCTGGAGATGAAGCGCAACGAGCTGATGCAGTTGCAGCAGCAGCTGGCGGAGGCTCAGATGAAGCAGGGTGAAGGCGCCGAAGGTTCTTCCGGCAGCTCGTTTGACGGGCGCGGTACCAGCGCGCAGGGTGCCACCACTATGGTTCGTCCCGATTAG
- a CDS encoding FlxA-like family protein, which yields MQIDGSSVGYVLQTGSAHQVSKRQYGSADSITGFYGQGDRVTISDEAWRLLEEQKAAALENSKHVRGIKEEEGETVESIKARAAAQEGEEAASSGSVSGNGGIEQIEKLKKQIEELQARIAEITSSPVSDEQKMQQIAPLQAQVQSLEQQLMALQASLK from the coding sequence ATGCAGATTGACGGAAGTTCTGTCGGCTATGTGCTTCAGACCGGTTCTGCGCATCAGGTCTCGAAACGGCAGTACGGCAGTGCCGACTCCATTACCGGTTTTTACGGTCAGGGCGACAGGGTGACTATTTCTGACGAAGCCTGGCGTCTGCTGGAAGAGCAGAAGGCCGCCGCGTTGGAAAACAGTAAGCATGTACGGGGAATAAAGGAAGAAGAAGGCGAAACCGTTGAAAGCATCAAGGCGCGGGCTGCCGCTCAGGAGGGTGAGGAAGCAGCATCTTCCGGCAGTGTCAGCGGTAACGGCGGGATAGAGCAGATTGAAAAACTGAAAAAGCAGATTGAAGAGCTTCAGGCCCGCATAGCCGAAATCACTTCGAGCCCTGTTTCGGATGAACAGAAAATGCAGCAGATAGCCCCTCTGCAGGCGCAGGTGCAGTCTCTGGAGCAACAGCTGATGGCTCTGCAGGCTTCACTCAAATGA
- a CDS encoding putative bifunctional diguanylate cyclase/phosphodiesterase, producing the protein MFFDASHSGFSRKSLPRFALWFAAASCVVMAIAVVVSHRVATQALQRHEGLFSRQQLRMTLLSAQAMQGYFSSVAGHLRIARPPAPVPDEALFTAPSGSLSHLFDKHPSLVAVCFGTQTGADAGIFVIRPQASAALRGQARLWLRQAVLHPVRCPPPDGWWFAPVFVEHKSVVAVQVCTADAAQAPVVAVFDMHGLALRYAGQLGIGDSGSGFVLDERGTVLFHAGSPVAGRNVFDGMHAGFPALEQLDSRMVQEPSGAGGYEYATRRSGGTVRKMVAWNTVELPPHRLVVGLAAAVQDINADMYALNRQQGLLAVTAFLFFALMALWFLREQRTRALRRSAELYRQLADTAYDIELWHDAEGKLLYVSPSCERITGYPAADFMADAGLLERVVHREDLPAFRMHMSAPGMLEGESLEYRLLHRTGKVRWVSVVAREIWTSDGICQGVRSSVRDVTESKLMEKELDYKSQHDELTGVANRSLCLARIRKAMVRTAPRPEVGFAVLFLDIDRFKIINDSLGHEQGDMVLAEMAERLVASVRPCDTVARFGGDEFVIVLEELPGPREAVRMARLIKKRFKEPLLLEGHEMRITCSIGMIFEYGGDSVGAQAAVRNANIAMYRAKAAGRDKLKVFRPKMLAAAASVMTLENDMRSGLQRDEFFMEYQPVQRSDDGTLTGFEALIRWRHPDKGIIGPDHFIPLAEESGLIVDIGLSALRKSCCEMARWCRRYPGCEELFLAVNLSARQFSQPDLVTCVSGILQDSGLDPRQLKLEITESTIMSNAETALAMMHRLKQIGVQLAIDDFGTGYSSLAYLQKLPVDTLKVDRMFVSAMEEQAGCLEIVRSIIVLANSLQLNTVAEGVENSRQLEMLRNLGCSYVQGFYFHKPLPVAAAELLLNGREPAEAV; encoded by the coding sequence TTGTTCTTTGACGCATCGCATTCCGGCTTTTCCAGAAAGTCATTGCCGCGTTTCGCGTTGTGGTTTGCAGCCGCTTCATGCGTGGTCATGGCCATTGCCGTGGTGGTTTCACATCGGGTGGCCACGCAGGCACTGCAACGCCACGAGGGCCTTTTTTCGCGCCAGCAACTGCGTATGACCCTGCTGTCCGCACAGGCCATGCAGGGATATTTTTCTTCAGTTGCCGGCCATCTGCGCATTGCCCGGCCTCCCGCCCCTGTGCCGGATGAGGCGCTGTTCACTGCTCCTTCCGGCTCTCTCAGTCATCTTTTCGACAAACACCCTTCACTTGTGGCTGTGTGTTTCGGCACGCAGACCGGCGCCGATGCCGGTATATTCGTTATCCGGCCTCAGGCTTCCGCCGCATTGCGCGGTCAGGCACGTCTGTGGCTTCGGCAGGCGGTGCTGCATCCTGTCCGGTGCCCGCCGCCCGACGGCTGGTGGTTTGCCCCTGTGTTTGTAGAGCACAAGTCTGTGGTTGCCGTGCAGGTATGCACAGCGGATGCGGCGCAGGCTCCTGTGGTGGCTGTTTTTGACATGCACGGACTGGCGTTGCGCTATGCGGGGCAGCTGGGCATAGGGGACAGCGGTTCGGGTTTTGTGCTGGATGAACGGGGTACGGTCCTTTTTCATGCCGGTTCTCCTGTGGCGGGCCGCAATGTGTTTGACGGTATGCATGCCGGTTTTCCCGCGCTGGAACAGCTTGATTCCCGCATGGTGCAGGAGCCTTCCGGCGCGGGCGGCTATGAATACGCTACCCGTCGCAGCGGGGGAACGGTGCGTAAAATGGTGGCATGGAACACTGTGGAACTGCCACCGCACCGGCTTGTAGTGGGACTGGCCGCCGCCGTGCAGGACATCAACGCCGACATGTACGCCCTGAACCGTCAGCAGGGATTGCTGGCGGTTACGGCGTTTTTGTTTTTTGCCCTGATGGCGCTGTGGTTTCTGCGTGAACAGCGCACACGGGCGTTGCGTCGGTCTGCCGAACTGTACCGGCAGCTGGCCGACACAGCCTACGACATTGAGCTGTGGCATGACGCGGAAGGAAAGCTTTTGTATGTTTCTCCTTCCTGCGAACGCATTACGGGATATCCTGCTGCCGATTTTATGGCTGATGCCGGACTGCTGGAACGAGTGGTGCACCGCGAAGACCTGCCGGCTTTCAGAATGCACATGAGTGCGCCCGGTATGCTGGAAGGCGAATCGCTGGAGTACCGTCTGTTACACCGGACGGGCAAAGTACGCTGGGTTTCTGTCGTTGCCCGTGAAATATGGACATCGGACGGAATCTGTCAGGGGGTGCGTTCTTCCGTGCGTGACGTGACGGAAAGCAAGCTGATGGAAAAGGAGCTGGATTACAAATCGCAGCATGATGAGCTGACAGGGGTTGCCAACAGATCGCTGTGTCTGGCGCGCATCCGCAAAGCCATGGTGCGTACGGCTCCCAGACCGGAGGTAGGGTTTGCCGTCCTTTTTCTTGATATCGACCGCTTCAAGATTATCAACGACAGTCTGGGGCACGAACAGGGCGATATGGTGCTGGCTGAAATGGCCGAACGTCTGGTGGCGTCGGTCCGGCCCTGTGATACTGTGGCCCGTTTCGGCGGTGACGAGTTTGTCATTGTGCTGGAAGAGTTGCCCGGTCCGCGTGAAGCTGTGCGCATGGCGCGGCTGATCAAAAAGCGTTTCAAGGAGCCTTTGCTTCTTGAAGGCCATGAAATGCGCATAACATGCAGTATCGGAATGATTTTTGAGTACGGCGGCGACAGCGTCGGCGCTCAGGCTGCTGTGCGCAATGCCAATATTGCCATGTACCGCGCCAAGGCTGCGGGCCGTGACAAGCTGAAAGTCTTCCGGCCCAAGATGCTTGCCGCCGCTGCCAGCGTGATGACTCTGGAAAACGATATGCGTTCGGGGCTGCAGCGCGATGAATTTTTTATGGAATACCAGCCGGTGCAGCGTTCCGATGACGGAACTCTGACCGGATTCGAGGCACTGATCCGCTGGCGGCATCCCGATAAAGGTATCATAGGACCGGATCATTTTATTCCGCTGGCCGAGGAAAGCGGTCTTATTGTGGATATCGGGCTGAGCGCGCTGCGCAAATCATGCTGCGAAATGGCCCGCTGGTGCAGGCGCTACCCCGGCTGCGAAGAACTGTTTCTGGCGGTGAACCTTTCTGCGCGGCAGTTTTCTCAGCCCGACCTTGTGACCTGTGTAAGCGGTATATTGCAGGATTCGGGTCTCGACCCCCGTCAGCTCAAGCTGGAAATTACAGAATCCACCATCATGTCAAACGCGGAAACGGCTCTGGCCATGATGCACCGGCTGAAGCAGATCGGTGTGCAGCTGGCTATCGACGATTTCGGCACGGGATATTCTTCACTGGCGTATCTGCAGAAGCTGCCTGTGGATACCCTGAAGGTGGACAGAATGTTTGTGAGCGCCATGGAAGAACAGGCCGGATGCCTTGAAATAGTGCGCAGTATTATCGTGCTGGCCAACAGCCTGCAGTTGAATACCGTGGCGGAAGGCGTGGAAAACAGCAGACAGCTGGAGATGCTGCGTAATCTCGGCTGCTCCTACGTTCAGGGGTTTTATTTTCATAAACCGCTGCCGGTGGCCGCTGCGGAACTGTTGCTGAACGGCAGAGAACCGGCGGAAGCCGTCTGA
- the rarD gene encoding EamA family transporter RarD codes for MFDSGKNPVAGGLAAVGAFVLWGLLPLYWKMLHSVPPLEVLGHRIVWSLVFVAVLMQVTRRWDELRRAVSSVRNMAVMAVAGVLVGGNWFLYIWAVNNGRVLETSLGYYITPLLNVLMGCVLLGEQLSKGQKAALVLAAAGVAVQLTMLGRLPWVALVLAGSFSVYGLLRKTANVESVPGLFFETAVLTPVVLVYLVWLDGNGGAFGHAGTAVSLLLAGAGVCTSVPLLLFAFAARRMHLGTVGILQYIAPTIAFMLGVFVFDEPFSAGRLISFCFIWLAVAIYSGESLWKRRRRAVQQE; via the coding sequence ATGTTTGATTCCGGAAAGAATCCGGTTGCCGGCGGTCTGGCGGCTGTCGGCGCTTTTGTGCTCTGGGGACTTTTGCCGCTGTACTGGAAAATGCTGCACAGCGTGCCTCCGCTTGAAGTGCTGGGACACCGCATAGTCTGGTCACTGGTGTTTGTGGCTGTGCTCATGCAGGTCACCCGCCGGTGGGACGAGCTGCGGCGGGCTGTTTCTTCGGTGCGCAACATGGCTGTCATGGCTGTTGCCGGTGTACTGGTGGGCGGAAACTGGTTTTTGTACATCTGGGCGGTTAACAACGGCAGAGTGCTGGAAACAAGCCTGGGCTATTACATCACCCCGCTGCTTAATGTGCTGATGGGCTGTGTGCTGCTGGGCGAACAACTGTCAAAAGGCCAGAAGGCCGCACTGGTTCTGGCTGCTGCGGGGGTTGCCGTCCAGCTGACCATGCTGGGGCGTCTGCCGTGGGTGGCGCTGGTGCTTGCCGGTTCGTTCAGCGTGTACGGGCTGCTGCGCAAAACGGCCAATGTGGAATCTGTGCCCGGACTGTTTTTTGAGACAGCCGTCCTGACGCCGGTCGTGCTTGTGTATCTGGTATGGCTTGACGGCAACGGTGGTGCCTTCGGCCATGCGGGAACTGCTGTTTCGTTGCTGCTGGCCGGTGCGGGGGTCTGTACGTCTGTTCCTTTGCTGCTGTTCGCTTTTGCCGCGCGCAGAATGCATCTGGGAACCGTGGGAATATTGCAGTACATCGCTCCCACAATCGCTTTTATGCTGGGCGTGTTTGTGTTTGACGAGCCTTTTTCAGCAGGACGACTTATATCATTCTGCTTTATCTGGCTGGCTGTGGCCATATATAGCGGCGAGTCTCTGTGGAAACGCCGCAGACGGGCCGTTCAACAGGAGTAG
- a CDS encoding Hsp20/alpha crystallin family protein: MNTEVVKHEEKALPKVIPSTDILEMEDGFHIMLELPGVSGEGLSIDLEENEVIVTGRSSYVQKAGRKLHAEFDACEFVRTFTISDVVDRERITATIKNGLLNLHLPKAEAARPRRIEVRAV; the protein is encoded by the coding sequence ATGAACACTGAAGTTGTAAAACACGAAGAAAAGGCATTGCCCAAAGTTATTCCTTCCACGGACATTCTTGAAATGGAAGACGGGTTTCACATCATGCTGGAACTGCCCGGTGTTTCGGGAGAAGGACTGAGCATTGATCTGGAAGAAAATGAAGTGATTGTCACCGGACGCAGCTCATATGTACAGAAAGCCGGCAGAAAGCTGCATGCGGAATTCGATGCCTGTGAGTTTGTGAGAACCTTTACCATTTCCGATGTGGTGGACAGAGAACGCATAACGGCGACCATCAAAAACGGTCTGCTGAACCTGCATCTGCCGAAGGCGGAAGCAGCCAGACCCAGACGTATTGAGGTGCGCGCCGTATAG
- a CDS encoding Hsp20/alpha crystallin family protein codes for MVIDFSSLYEMPRSFEKLFDEFARASKGGYIRNATAGLNIVEDDENYYVDLLVPAVDPEKIDLTISDKNLIIRGEVEKEAGKFFRQERGYGSFQRVITLNAPVDRDAVQATCENGILRVVLPKSEAVKPRKIAIS; via the coding sequence ATGGTAATTGATTTCAGTTCTCTTTATGAAATGCCGAGAAGTTTTGAAAAACTCTTTGATGAGTTTGCAAGAGCCAGCAAAGGCGGATACATCAGAAACGCCACTGCAGGACTCAACATTGTTGAAGATGATGAAAACTATTATGTAGATCTTCTTGTTCCTGCTGTAGACCCCGAAAAGATTGATCTTACTATTTCTGACAAGAATCTTATAATTCGTGGTGAAGTGGAAAAAGAAGCTGGTAAATTCTTCAGGCAGGAAAGGGGCTATGGTTCTTTTCAGCGTGTCATTACGCTGAATGCACCTGTTGACCGTGATGCCGTGCAGGCAACCTGCGAAAATGGCATTCTGAGGGTTGTTCTTCCTAAATCGGAAGCCGTCAAACCCAGAAAAATAGCTATTTCCTGA